The following coding sequences lie in one Apus apus isolate bApuApu2 chromosome 16, bApuApu2.pri.cur, whole genome shotgun sequence genomic window:
- the GAL3ST1 gene encoding galactosylceramide sulfotransferase isoform X2 has protein sequence MAGPPRCARSTEVTRMQYHGKPWRSMCKGLVLGTLLTSFMLLLYSYAVPPLQVSMTEIPITSSCSSSPAPGRVPAATNGTGGPLGGRCLPKLNVMFMKTHKTASSTILNILFRFGEKHGLKFAFPNGRNDFYYPSYFERSQVRHYRPGACFNIICNHMRFHYQEVRKLLPPDATFVTVLRDPAYLFESSFHYFGRVIPLTWKLSGEDKLAEFLWDPWQYYDPNGFNAHYLQNLLFFDLGYDNNMNANSPQVEEHIQEIDQRFHLIMLLEYFDESLVLLKDLLCWQLEDILYFKLNARKGSTISRLTPELYEKATSWNLIDAKLYRYFNATFWRKVEAYGRERMAKDVAELQRENEKMKSICIDGGHPVDASAIQESSMQPWQPLGEKSILGYNLKKKINKKHRKLCRKMLTPEIQYLTDLGVNLWITKLWSHVRDFLKW, from the exons ATGGCGGGGCCCCCCCGCTGCGCCCGCAGCACGGAG GTGACCAGGATGCAGTACCATGGGAAGCCCTGGAGGTCCATGTGCAAGGGGCTGGTCCTGGGGACCCTCCTGACCAGCTTCATGCTGCTGCTCTACTCCTACGCTGTCCCCCCACTGCAAGTCAGCATGACAGA GATCCCCAtcacctcctcctgctcctccagcccagcccctggccGGGTGCCGGCGGCGACCAACGGCACGGGCGGCCCCTTGGGAGGGCGCTGCCTGCCCAAGCTGAACGTCATGTTCATGAAGACCCACAAGACGGCCAGCAGCACCATCCTCAACATCCTCTTCCGCTTCGGCGAGAAGCACGGCTTGAAGTTCGCCTTCCCCAACGGCCGCAACGACTTCTACTACCCCTCGTACTTCGAGCGCAGCCAAGTGCGGCACTACCGGCCCGGCGCCTGCTTCAACATCATCTGCAACCACATGCGCTTCCACTACCAGGAGGTGCGCAAGCTCCTGCCACCAGACGCCACCTTCGTGACGGTGCTGAGGGACCCTGCCTACCTCTTCGAGTCCTCTTTCCACTACTTCGGGCGCGTCATCCCCCTCACCTGGAAGCTGTCGGGGGAGGACAAGCTGGCTGAGTTCCTCTGGGACCCCTGGCAGTACTACGACCCCAACGGGTTCAACGCTCACTACCTCCAAAACCTCCTCTTCTTTGACTTGGGCTACGACAACAACATGAACGCCAACAGCCCTCAGGTGGAGGAGCACATCCAGGAGATAGACCAGCGTTTCCACCTCATCATGTTGCTCGAGTACTTTGATGAgtccctggtgctgctgaaggacctgctgtgctggcagctggaggaCATCCTCTACTTCAAGCTCAACGCCCGGAAGGGTTCCACCATCTCCCGCCTGACACCTGAGCTCTACGAGAAGGCCACCTCCTGGAACCTCATCGACGCCAAGCTCTACCGCTACTTCAACGCTACCTTCTGGCGGAAGGTGGAGGCCTACGGGAGGGAGCGGATGGCCAAGGACgtggctgagctgcagagggagAATGAGAAGATGAAGAGCATCTGCATCGATGGGGGACACCCTGTGGACGCCAGCGCCATTCAGGAGTCCTCcatgcagccctggcagccgCTGGGGGAGAAGTCCATCCTGGGCTACAATTTGAAGAAGAAGATCAACAAGAAGCACCGGAAACTGTGCCGCAAGATGCTGACACCTGAAATCCAGTACCTGACTGACCTGGGGGTCAACCTCTGGATCACCAAGCTGTGGAGCCACGTGCGGGACTTCCTGAAGTGGTAG
- the GAL3ST1 gene encoding galactosylceramide sulfotransferase isoform X3 yields the protein MQYHGKPWRSMCKGLVLGTLLTSFMLLLYSYAVPPLQVSMTEIPITSSCSSSPAPGRVPAATNGTGGPLGGRCLPKLNVMFMKTHKTASSTILNILFRFGEKHGLKFAFPNGRNDFYYPSYFERSQVRHYRPGACFNIICNHMRFHYQEVRKLLPPDATFVTVLRDPAYLFESSFHYFGRVIPLTWKLSGEDKLAEFLWDPWQYYDPNGFNAHYLQNLLFFDLGYDNNMNANSPQVEEHIQEIDQRFHLIMLLEYFDESLVLLKDLLCWQLEDILYFKLNARKGSTISRLTPELYEKATSWNLIDAKLYRYFNATFWRKVEAYGRERMAKDVAELQRENEKMKSICIDGGHPVDASAIQESSMQPWQPLGEKSILGYNLKKKINKKHRKLCRKMLTPEIQYLTDLGVNLWITKLWSHVRDFLKW from the exons ATGCAGTACCATGGGAAGCCCTGGAGGTCCATGTGCAAGGGGCTGGTCCTGGGGACCCTCCTGACCAGCTTCATGCTGCTGCTCTACTCCTACGCTGTCCCCCCACTGCAAGTCAGCATGACAGA GATCCCCAtcacctcctcctgctcctccagcccagcccctggccGGGTGCCGGCGGCGACCAACGGCACGGGCGGCCCCTTGGGAGGGCGCTGCCTGCCCAAGCTGAACGTCATGTTCATGAAGACCCACAAGACGGCCAGCAGCACCATCCTCAACATCCTCTTCCGCTTCGGCGAGAAGCACGGCTTGAAGTTCGCCTTCCCCAACGGCCGCAACGACTTCTACTACCCCTCGTACTTCGAGCGCAGCCAAGTGCGGCACTACCGGCCCGGCGCCTGCTTCAACATCATCTGCAACCACATGCGCTTCCACTACCAGGAGGTGCGCAAGCTCCTGCCACCAGACGCCACCTTCGTGACGGTGCTGAGGGACCCTGCCTACCTCTTCGAGTCCTCTTTCCACTACTTCGGGCGCGTCATCCCCCTCACCTGGAAGCTGTCGGGGGAGGACAAGCTGGCTGAGTTCCTCTGGGACCCCTGGCAGTACTACGACCCCAACGGGTTCAACGCTCACTACCTCCAAAACCTCCTCTTCTTTGACTTGGGCTACGACAACAACATGAACGCCAACAGCCCTCAGGTGGAGGAGCACATCCAGGAGATAGACCAGCGTTTCCACCTCATCATGTTGCTCGAGTACTTTGATGAgtccctggtgctgctgaaggacctgctgtgctggcagctggaggaCATCCTCTACTTCAAGCTCAACGCCCGGAAGGGTTCCACCATCTCCCGCCTGACACCTGAGCTCTACGAGAAGGCCACCTCCTGGAACCTCATCGACGCCAAGCTCTACCGCTACTTCAACGCTACCTTCTGGCGGAAGGTGGAGGCCTACGGGAGGGAGCGGATGGCCAAGGACgtggctgagctgcagagggagAATGAGAAGATGAAGAGCATCTGCATCGATGGGGGACACCCTGTGGACGCCAGCGCCATTCAGGAGTCCTCcatgcagccctggcagccgCTGGGGGAGAAGTCCATCCTGGGCTACAATTTGAAGAAGAAGATCAACAAGAAGCACCGGAAACTGTGCCGCAAGATGCTGACACCTGAAATCCAGTACCTGACTGACCTGGGGGTCAACCTCTGGATCACCAAGCTGTGGAGCCACGTGCGGGACTTCCTGAAGTGGTAG
- the GAL3ST1 gene encoding galactosylceramide sulfotransferase isoform X1, translating into MGCKMMGSSFTPSHPWVSPPALPGGFPSAGNGDYGTIPATVTRMQYHGKPWRSMCKGLVLGTLLTSFMLLLYSYAVPPLQVSMTEIPITSSCSSSPAPGRVPAATNGTGGPLGGRCLPKLNVMFMKTHKTASSTILNILFRFGEKHGLKFAFPNGRNDFYYPSYFERSQVRHYRPGACFNIICNHMRFHYQEVRKLLPPDATFVTVLRDPAYLFESSFHYFGRVIPLTWKLSGEDKLAEFLWDPWQYYDPNGFNAHYLQNLLFFDLGYDNNMNANSPQVEEHIQEIDQRFHLIMLLEYFDESLVLLKDLLCWQLEDILYFKLNARKGSTISRLTPELYEKATSWNLIDAKLYRYFNATFWRKVEAYGRERMAKDVAELQRENEKMKSICIDGGHPVDASAIQESSMQPWQPLGEKSILGYNLKKKINKKHRKLCRKMLTPEIQYLTDLGVNLWITKLWSHVRDFLKW; encoded by the exons atGGGCTGCAAGATGATGGGATCCAGCTTCACTCCTAGCCACCCATGGGTGTCCCCTCCAGCGCTGCCTGGTGGCTTTCCCAGCGCTGGGAATGGCGACTATGGCACCATCCCAGCCACG GTGACCAGGATGCAGTACCATGGGAAGCCCTGGAGGTCCATGTGCAAGGGGCTGGTCCTGGGGACCCTCCTGACCAGCTTCATGCTGCTGCTCTACTCCTACGCTGTCCCCCCACTGCAAGTCAGCATGACAGA GATCCCCAtcacctcctcctgctcctccagcccagcccctggccGGGTGCCGGCGGCGACCAACGGCACGGGCGGCCCCTTGGGAGGGCGCTGCCTGCCCAAGCTGAACGTCATGTTCATGAAGACCCACAAGACGGCCAGCAGCACCATCCTCAACATCCTCTTCCGCTTCGGCGAGAAGCACGGCTTGAAGTTCGCCTTCCCCAACGGCCGCAACGACTTCTACTACCCCTCGTACTTCGAGCGCAGCCAAGTGCGGCACTACCGGCCCGGCGCCTGCTTCAACATCATCTGCAACCACATGCGCTTCCACTACCAGGAGGTGCGCAAGCTCCTGCCACCAGACGCCACCTTCGTGACGGTGCTGAGGGACCCTGCCTACCTCTTCGAGTCCTCTTTCCACTACTTCGGGCGCGTCATCCCCCTCACCTGGAAGCTGTCGGGGGAGGACAAGCTGGCTGAGTTCCTCTGGGACCCCTGGCAGTACTACGACCCCAACGGGTTCAACGCTCACTACCTCCAAAACCTCCTCTTCTTTGACTTGGGCTACGACAACAACATGAACGCCAACAGCCCTCAGGTGGAGGAGCACATCCAGGAGATAGACCAGCGTTTCCACCTCATCATGTTGCTCGAGTACTTTGATGAgtccctggtgctgctgaaggacctgctgtgctggcagctggaggaCATCCTCTACTTCAAGCTCAACGCCCGGAAGGGTTCCACCATCTCCCGCCTGACACCTGAGCTCTACGAGAAGGCCACCTCCTGGAACCTCATCGACGCCAAGCTCTACCGCTACTTCAACGCTACCTTCTGGCGGAAGGTGGAGGCCTACGGGAGGGAGCGGATGGCCAAGGACgtggctgagctgcagagggagAATGAGAAGATGAAGAGCATCTGCATCGATGGGGGACACCCTGTGGACGCCAGCGCCATTCAGGAGTCCTCcatgcagccctggcagccgCTGGGGGAGAAGTCCATCCTGGGCTACAATTTGAAGAAGAAGATCAACAAGAAGCACCGGAAACTGTGCCGCAAGATGCTGACACCTGAAATCCAGTACCTGACTGACCTGGGGGTCAACCTCTGGATCACCAAGCTGTGGAGCCACGTGCGGGACTTCCTGAAGTGGTAG